In Roseiconus lacunae, the DNA window TTCCGTTGAGCAGCCAATCAAGTATGAACTGCATCATGGAATCACCTCGTTTCGTGATCCGGGCCATCCGTTTAAGTATTACGAAACTCTACTTTCCAGCAACGCACTGATCCCGCGAGTGTTCCTGTGCGGCGGCCATCTCGACGCACCGCCGGCGGTTTGGCCTGATCAAGCCGAAGTCATCACCTCCAACGCCGAAGCCAAACAAGCGGTAGCCAGCCACGTTGCCAATGGAGCTTCTGCGATCAAGGTTTACTTTCGATTACCGCTCGAGCAAATTCGCGCCACCTGCAACGCTGCGCAACAGCGAAACATTCCCGTGACCGCGCACCTTGAACTCGTCGACGCCGACGATGCCATCAAAGCCGGAGTGATTGGAGTCGAACACATCACAAGTTTTGGAACCGCGATTGCTTCTGATGATCTATCCGAACGATTTAAATCCATCGTCAGCGAGGACTCGGCGGCTAGAAGGGAGTGGCGATTTCGTTTGTGGGCTCAAGTGCAAATCGAGAACAATCCCAAGGTTGACGATTTGATCGATCTCATTGTCAAACGTGAGGTCTTTGTATCGCCGACGCTAGCGATTTTTGAACGACGGCAGGGTGAGAAGGATGCGACGGAAACAGAAGTGACGGCATTTAAAAACATGATGGCTTTCTTCAAGCGTTGTTATCAAGCGGGCGCGAAAGTTGTTGTTGGGTCACATACCGCGGCACCCTATGCAAGCCGGGGAAAAGCATTTCTGCGTGAAGCGGAGTTGATGGTGCAGGCCGGCATGGAGCCGATCGATGTCCTGACCGCAGCAACAAAGAATGGCGCTGAATTCTTTGGTGTCGGCGATCGACTTGGCACGATAGAGACTGGAAAGCTGGCCGACTTGGTTATCGTCGACGGCGATCCGACTGGGGCGATCAAGGCCATCGACCGCATTGTTGACGTCATGATCAACGGACAATGGGTGCCTGGATTGCCAAACTCCGTTTCGCAACAATGATGGGGGAGGACGCACGCGATCTTGTCCCGTTCGTTCATACGATCAGCGACAATGGCAATTCAAAACATCGATCGTGGTTTCGATTCTTGTGCTTCGTCAACCTTTGCAATCAGGATTAGCCGATTGCGTGAAGCTTTTTTTGCTGATTTTGCCGAGCGGATGCAGCGATGTACAAATACGAATCAGGACTAATAAGGAACACGCGCTCAACGGTCCACTCGTAAGACGCCAACGATTGAAAGGCTTTCAGGTTTTTTAGAACGAACGAAAGAGAGTCTGTTCCGTTACGACCGGAAGTGGCCAGAGAGTTGTGCCTCAAAAGCAAAACGCCTAGTCACTTCAATGACTAGGCGTTCGCAGGTTTCATCAAACGAAATGTTCGACGGGGCGATCAGTCGCGAACAATCACGCGACCGTGCTTGGTGATCACGATGTCGACACAGGTTCCGCAGCAAGCGAACTTGTAGGTCAAGATCTTGCGACCGAGGAAACCGCGGCGGCATCCGACGTAGCATGGTGTTTGGCCTGCACACTCAGCCGGGACACAAACCGAAACGGGGTATTTGCAGCACGTGACAGGGTCGGTCACGCAGAACGAAACTTTGACCGGAGGTGCTGGGCAGCAGACCGGTGCCGGCTCGCAGCAAGGTGTTGGCGCGGGGTCGCAGCAGCCAGCATTGGCAGCGGCGGGAGCAAGAGTCGACAAGCACAGTGCGGCGACAGCTACGAAAAAGGGAACACTTTTCATCTGGAATTCCTTGCAATTTGAAGGTTGCAAAAACAGGTGCCAATTGAGGTGCCATGCAGAAAACAACCTGGGCACCGTTACAGATGGTTAAGCTTCGCCTAGCCGCAAAAACTACGCAAGTCCCCTAAAACGACACAATTGGGGAACTTCCGTTGCAGTTTCGATCGATTTTGACGCTTGGATAGCGATCACGCCCGAATCGACGGCGACCGTTGCAGATGGCGGCCACTCATCGAAGTCACTTTTTTGTTTCCGTGTCCAAGCGGATAGTGAGAATCGTTGCGGTGAGCAAACGGGAGGCGTTGGCTACGTACGGTGTTGACAACAGACGCACTGACCTCGCGCTTGCCGTGCTTGTGTTGGTACCAAGGTTCGATGAGATGTACTAACAGCCACCGTAGTTTGTACGCAACCGACACATGACCGAGTTTGAATGTCCCCAGCGATCGCTTCGGACGTTGCGTCGACTCGTCTTGATCGATGCGTCGGTGTGAGATCGAACGTCAACCTTTTGTGCTTCGTTACTAACGGCGTGTTGCTTCGCCCATCATGCTCCAAGGTGACTGTAACTTAGAACTTCGCTCCCACTAGCGTCTCGGTGCGTTTGAACGTTCGATAGGTGTTGGCGTTGGTCAACGCAGTGCAAGCGTGACCACGACCACTCGGTTAAACCTGAAGTCGAATCGAAGCAAGATAATCGATGTGATCATGAAGCCTCATTCCGAACGCGGGCAACTTTAAAGTTGGTCGACAACAGTTGTCGGAGAGGCTCGGATCACGGCCTTATCGCTTAGTTAGTGATGAAGTATCGCAACTGGGGCACAAAGATTTGAATGTCGGGATGGGAGCGCATACACTCGCCTTGTCCCCTACGCTTTATCTTTAACGTTCTGTCGTTCCCGCCCGCTGATGTCCAAAGGTGAATCCATGAAGTGTCTTATTCCATTTGTCTCTCGTTATGCCGCTGTATTGTTGACCTCTGTTACCA includes these proteins:
- a CDS encoding amidohydrolase family protein, translating into MKGVLYPVRSHVHSLVSTIHALGGCQLRLPQAISCLPSVTLRVVGIVTLAMGAHALPARAQEMNLVASPPTDSTIAIIGAKLIDGRGGPPANDACIVIRGDRIADVGKRTEITIPDGATVIDAAGKTVLPGFFDTHFHSRHSVEQPIKYELHHGITSFRDPGHPFKYYETLLSSNALIPRVFLCGGHLDAPPAVWPDQAEVITSNAEAKQAVASHVANGASAIKVYFRLPLEQIRATCNAAQQRNIPVTAHLELVDADDAIKAGVIGVEHITSFGTAIASDDLSERFKSIVSEDSAARREWRFRLWAQVQIENNPKVDDLIDLIVKREVFVSPTLAIFERRQGEKDATETEVTAFKNMMAFFKRCYQAGAKVVVGSHTAAPYASRGKAFLREAELMVQAGMEPIDVLTAATKNGAEFFGVGDRLGTIETGKLADLVIVDGDPTGAIKAIDRIVDVMINGQWVPGLPNSVSQQ